The sequence AATTGACTGATGCGGAAGAAAGAAGTGGGGAACGGAAGAAAATAGTTTTGGAAAAACCGAAGGAAACGGGCTTTTTCATAAGATAAATTAATTATGAATACATGTGAAAACGCCGATATTTATGTTGTTTTACTATTTTTCTCAAAAAATATCTGTGTTATAATATTTACAAGTATATCTATCTGCAAAAGTACGGGACGGATATGCTGAAAAATTCTGTAAAGAAGGCGGGGCTATGTCAGAAATAGAAGAAAGATTAGCCCAGGTAAGAGCCCGCATCGCGGAGGCTGAAAGGAGATCTCCCTACGGACAGGAAGTCACGCTTGTCGCTGTGACGAAGTTCCATCCGCTGGAGGATATGGAAGAAGCCATCCGGCTGGGCGTTACCCAGGTGGGCGAGAACCGAGTGCAGGAAATGGAAGAGAAGAGAAGGTCTCTCTCGGCTCCTGTCGTCTGGAATTTACAGGGACATTTGCAAAAGAACAAAGTAAAAAAAGCCGTAGCCTGTGCGGATCTCATCCAGTCCTGTGATTCGGAAGAGATCTTGAAGGAAATCGACAAGAAAGCGGAAAGCGCGGGAAAGGTGCAGGACGTTCTTCTGGAATTCAATATTTCCGGAGAGGAGAGCAAGTATGGGTTCTCCCCGGAAGAATTCAAAAACGCCGTGGAGGCGGCCAAAGCGTGCACGCATGTGCGCGTGAAAGGCCTGATGTGTATGGCGCCGAATGAAGAACCTGAAAAGACGCGCCCCGTATTCCGGGAAGGCCGCAGACTATGGACTGAAATGAAAAAGGAATTTCCTGAAGGACAGATCACAATACTGTCCATGGGCATGACGAACGATTTTGAAATAGCCATTGAAGAAGGGGCAACAATGGTGCGCATAGGCACCGCGATATTCGGAGCCCGGCAATACCACTGAGAGGAGAAATGATTATGAGTTTACTGGACAAGTTCAAAGGTAATTTTGTTGACAACGATGATGATGAAGAATTAGATGAAGAAGAGGGCATGGAAGAAGAAGGCATGCCTGCTTCTCCTGTCAATCCATCCGCTCCTGTACCGCCGAGATCTCAGGCTGTACGCAGCAGTGTAGGCCGCGCAGGAGTACCGGTCCGCCAGACATCCAAACCATATACCATGGTCGTCGTTTCCCCTAAGGAATACGCAGATGCTGAAAAAATCGCTGACCATCTGAAAGCCATGCGTCCTGTTGTCATGAACATCGAAAAGACAGATGACGACGAAGCAGAAAGAATCGTAGACTTCGTACAGGGCGTCATGTATGCGCTTGACGGCCGTCTGGACCGCATTTCCGACAAAATCTATCTCTGCGCGCCGAGCAATGTCAGTGTTTCCCAGGATTCCCTGACACCTCAGCCTGAACCACAGGCCGCTCCTGAAGCTCCGCAGTGGAACCAGGGCGCACAGGCTCCGCATATCTGATGGCAGGATTATTCTCAAGCCTGAAGAATCTGGCAGACGGGTTCTTCATGGAGGAAGAGGATACAGACGATTTACCGGAACTGGAAAGGGATAAGCCTGTACCGGCAGGCGCGCTGCCAGTCAGGAGTATCCGCCCTCTGGAAATCGTCACCATGGTCCCGGGTGAGTACCGGGACGCCGGACGCGCCGCTGATGCCCTTGCAAAGGGGCTCGTCGTCGTCGTGCTCCTGGGAGACAACGTGGACAGCGACACAGCCAAACGGTTCGTCGACTTCCTGGCCGGCGCCGTCTACCTGACGCACGGTGATATCGAACTCCTGAACGACAACGTTTTGATTATCACGCCCGATACCGTGCGCGTCGAAAGAGACACGTTCATCCCCGTATCGGACATTCCGATGTGGAAAGGACCGCAGGGATGAAGAAAGTCATCATTATCGGGTGCGGCGCCATGGGAGGAGAGATCCTCTCCGGCTGCCTTGCCCATGACATATGGAAAAAAGAAGAAGTCATCGTGAGGGAACACAGCGAAGAAGCTTCCGCTGCAAAGGCAAAACAGTACGGGACAGGGATCTGCCATGACCTCAAAGAGGCTGAAACAGCCGATCTTGTCCTCATTGCTGTCAAGCCGAACATCGTTCCTTCCGTTCTGGAAGAACTCCGTCCGCATCATCCGAAGAAAGTCATTTCCATCGCAGCGGCCGTTGCTTTGGAAACCCTTGAAAAAGGACTTCCGGATGCGGAAATCGTCCGCGTCATGCCAAATACACCGGCTTCCGTCGGCGAAGGCATGACAGCCATAGCGCCCGGGAGAAAGGCATCGGATGAACTCGTAAAGACGACAGAAGAAATCTTCACCGCACTGGGGAAGGCTGCCGTCGTCACCGAAAGACAGCTCGACGAACTGGGTGCGCTCTCCGGAGCAGGCCCGGGATATGCATTCGTTATCATTGACGCTCTGGCGGATGCAGGCGTCCTCGTCGGACTTCCAAGAAAACTCGCCATCGAAGCTGCAGCACAGACACTCTACGGCGCAGCCAAGATGGTCCTTGAGACAGGAAAACATCCGGCCGAACTCCGCGACCAGGTCACAAGCCCGGGCGGAACGACGATTGCCGGCATCTATGCCATGGAAAAGAGAGGCATCAGAGCCGCTCTGATCGACGGTGTGAAAGCCTGCCTCGACCGCTCAGACGAAATGTCCGGGAAATAAAGAAACCCTTGGATACAGGAGAATCTCCCGGTATCTTAGGGGGAATTGAGGAATACATGAAAGATAGAGAAAAAATTCTTCGCTACTTTACGGCAACAGGCGAAGAAGCAAAGGACATGGCCATTCGCCTGCTGGATCTCGCCGATGCGGTAGACCGCGGCCGTCCTTTTGCTGTAGGGCCTTTTATGAGTCCCTTTGCCGCACAGGTCGGACAGACGATTGCCGCACATGCGGGAACCATCACGGCCAAAAGCTTCGGCGGTTACCACGAAGCTGAAAGAATAAAAGTAGCTTTTGTCGATGGCGGCTATGAAGGCCCCGTAGACTTCGGCATCAAACTCCTCTCCGTCAAATGGGACGGCAGGTACCGCCTCATCGGACACAGGGATGTCCTGGGCTCCCTCATGGGCCTTGGCATCGACCGCGCTGTCCTGGGTGATATCCTCATGCAGGAAAACGGATGCCAGATCCTCTGCGATGCAGATATGGCACAGTGGATCATCGACAACTTCCATAAAGTCGCCATGGTCACCGTTACCGTCGAAGAAGTCCCGATGGAAGAACTCCATCCGCCGGAAAAGACAGCCAAGGAAGTACGCGCCACCGTCGCCTCCCTTCGCCTCGATGCCGTCGGAGCTGCGGGTTTCGGCCTTTCCAGGACGAAGATGGTCCAGCTCGTAGACGACCAGAGGACAGAAGTCAACTGGCAGCTCGCAAAAAGCGCCTCCCAGGCAGTCAAGCCGGGCGACGTCATCAGCGTCAGAGGGCGCGGAAGAATCGAAATCAAGGAAATCACCGGTAAAAGCCGCAAAGGCCGCATCGGGGTTTTGATAGAAAGATACCGCTAAGGTTTTGCGGCAGAGGAAGCAGGAAGCTGCTGCACGCCGGCCGGGGAAACCCGACATTTCCTTTGCCATAGAGGCATGCGTCACACATCGTACACTAGGAGGAAATTTTATGATCACACCGATGGACATTCACAACAAGACATTCTCCAAACAGATCAGGGGATACTCTTCCGAAGAAGTCAACAGCTTCCTCGAAGAACTCGCAGGCGATTACGAAAGAATCTACCGCGAACACCGTGAAATGGAAGAAGAGATGGACGCCATCAAGACAAAGCTCCGCAACTATGAAAAGATGGAAGAAACCATGTCCAGCACCCTCGTCATGGCTCAGCAGACCGCTGAAAACGTGAAGAGAAATGCGAACAAGGAAGCAGAACTCTCCATCCGCGAGGCACAGAATGAAGCCAGAAAGATCGTTTCCGACGCTGAAGCAGCACGCCGTAAAATGAATGCAGACCTTCTGAAAACAGAAGGAGACATGAACCTTTATATCGAAAAGCTCCTGTCCAACTTCAAATCCGCGCTTTCCCTGATTGAATCTGCCAAAGCCGCACAGGCTCCGCAGCCGATCCAGACTGCTCCGAAGACGCAGGAAGCTCCGGCTGCTCCAGCCGCTCCTGAAGAAGCACCGGCTGAAGACATTCCGGTCCAGACAGAAGAAACTGCCGAGGCACCGGCAGAAGAAGCGCCAGCTGCAGAAGCAGCCTCCGAAAGCGAAGAAGCTCCATCTGAAGATACTGCAGAAGCTGCTCTTGCTGACGAAGTCAAAGCTGACGTAGAAACAGATGAAGCCGCTGAAGAAACGGAAGAAACCGCTGAAACAGCAGAAGCTGAACCTTTCGCAGAAGCGGAAGAAGAAGCGGCTGCTGATACAGAAGAAGAAAAAGAAGAAGAAAAAGGCGCCAACGTATTCGACGTGGCTGCTGAAACCGTAAAGAAGGAGGAAAAGAAGGACTAAGCCTATGGAAGAGAAACAATACGTCACCGAATGGGCCAATGAAAACCTTGGTCTCACACTGAAAATCACAAAAATGCTCCATGAAGAACAGACACCGTACCAGAAGATTCAGATTGCTGATACCCTCGAATACGGCCGCCTGCTCATTCTTGACGGCGTTTTCCAGACGTCCGTCAAAGATGAATGGACATACCACGAGATGATCTCCCACGTGCCGCTCATGCTGCACCCGAATCCGGAAAGAGTACTCATCATCGGCGGCGGTGACGGCGGCGTAGCCAGAGAAGTCTGCCGTCACGACTGCGTCAAGCAGGTCGACCTCTGCGACATCGACGGCCGCGTCATTGAACTCTCCAAGGAATACTTCCCGACCATCGCATCCGCACTTCTTGATCCGCCGGAAAAGCTTCATGTCCATGTAGGAGACGGCATCGCCTTTGCGAAATCTGTCAAGGACTTCTATGATGTCATCATCATCGACTGCTCCGATCCGATCGGACCCGGTGAAGGCCTTTTCACCCGCGAATTCTACAAGAGTGCCCATGAAGCCCTCCGCGAAGACGGACTCATCGTCCAGCAGACCGAGTCCCCGATCGTGCAGCAAAAGACCGTCCATGACGTCTACAAGGCCATGGGAGACGTATTCCCGATTGTCAGGATGTACTACTCCCACGTGCCGATCTATCCGGCCTGCATGCATTCCTTCATGCTTGCATCCAAGGTGCATGATCCGCTCCGCACCGGCGTAAGACGTCCGGTTCCGCAGCCGATGAAGTACTACAACAGAACGATCCAGAAGAGCTGCTTCGTCCTGCCAAACTTCATCAAGGAACTCCTCTACAAAGGAAACCTGAGCTTCTAAATATTAGTAAGTAAAAGAGACTGTAAAAGTGCCAATGAGCATTTCTGCAGTCTCTTTTTTGCTGGAATTTTTCAAAAGGGAAATAGGCCGCCATTTCCCCAAAACGCATTTAAAGGCACCTTTTCCGTCCTGTATTCGCGCAAAATAAAGGAGGTCGGGAGGGAAGTCCCGACCCCCAAGGAAGGGCGTTTTTGGTGAAATTTGAATCATTTATCCCTTAATGCCATCTCGTTTCTTCCGGAGATATGCCTCGCCTTTCCATTTCAGGATGATGGTCATAGAATTCGGATTTGTTCTTGTACATTTCCTCATCCGCTCTCTGGAAGACATCCATGTAGCTGTTGTCCGTGCCGGGCACATAGCTTGCCATGCCGGCTGCGAGGACGACCTGGCCCGGAAGCTCGCGGTAAGATTCGGAGTGGTCCCTCATCCTCTGACGGAATCCGCGGATCATTTCGCCGCAGAGATCGGAGAGCTTGTTTTCCATGATGATGACAAATTCATCGCCGCCGATACGGTAGATTTCCGAGCGCGGGAATTCCTCCGTCAGGAGCTGGTAACCGTTGCGGATGAGGTAGTCGCCTGCTGCATGGCCCTGCGTGTCATTGACATGCTTAAGGTTGTTGACGTCGAAGACCATGACAGAGAAGATAGCGGTGCCTTCGTTGATCTTGTCCCCGATTTCCGTGATGCGTTCGATATAGGAAGAACTATTGCCGGCGCCTGTCAGCGTATCGGTATGGGACATCTTGAAAATGCGGCGGAGAATACTCGTCATCGTGAGAATCAGGATAGCGGAAATCGCTGCCGTCAGAAGGAATATCGTGTACGTCATGACATCCTGCTTGTAGTTCAGTTCCGCTTCAGGGACAAGAATGGCCAGACGCATGCCGTTTTTGATCTGGCTGCTTTCCACGAAGACGCGGTTCTGGTGATCCATGTAGCTTGTCGACAGGCTGTCACGGGTAGGATCCATGATCTTTTCAATCGTTTCCTGCGGGATATGGACAGAACGGTTGCCGTCAAAGAGGAGATCCCCTCTGGGGCCGAAGAGAACGGCAAAGCCTGATTCATACGCCGTCATGTTATTGATGCGTTTGCAGAATTCATCGAAGTCGATATCTGCGCCGACGATGCCGATCAGGGTATCGCCCTTGTAAATCGGACGGACATAGGAAATACACTGGCCGCCCATCATCGTATTGTAGTAAGGAGGAAGCCAGGTCGGTTCCTTGCGGGAAACCGGCACATAGTACCAGCCTACATGGTTCATGTCGTCTTCTTCAAATTTATGCAGATTGACCGGCGTCAGTTTGAGGACGCTGATCCCGTCTGCCGAGCGCGCTACATTGTAGCCTGCCTGCGGGTTGTCCGTGAGTTCCGGGCTTAAGCGGTAGTAGAGGGAAGCAATCTTGAAATTCTCAGAGAGAAGATGGTAGCCAAGATTTTCCGTCTTGTCTTCGTAAGCGGAGAGGAATGCAGGATCCTTCAGGAGGGAAAGGTCGTCAGGGACGATGTCCGCATAGCTGGCGGTCAGTGCATTGACCGTCTGCGCCGTTACACGCAGCGTATCATTCAGCTCTTCCATATCCGTCTGCTGGATGGACTTCATAATCGCGCGGTTATCATTGCTGCTGATTTCGCGGAATGTGAAAGTGGAGATGCCGCCAATCAGAGCCGCTGCGAGCATGATGCCCATGACCAGTATGATGATCAAGTGCTTTTGCAGCTGTTTCATAGGCTCTCCTTTCCGCTTTCGCCGGCATTGAGATCCTCCAGCCGGCTCCTTGCTTCATCGAGTGCCTGCTGTGTTTCTTTCTGCCTGGATTCAGAGCGGTCCAGCGCTTCCATCGTTTTCTTGTGGCTGTCCTGTTCCTTATCGAGGTCATGCTTTGTCTTGAGTTCTTTATACTGCGCTTCTTCAAGTGCTTTCTGCGTTTCCTTCGTCTTGGCTTCGGAACGGTCCAGCGCTTCGAGCGCTTTCTGATGGTCGTCCTGCTGTTTCTTGAAAATGCCCTTGTATTTGGCAAGCTTTTCCTGCGTCCTGCGTTCCTGGGACTGCGATTCCTCGAGCGCCTTGATGGTCCGTTTCTGTTCTGTCAGGGCAAAGCGCAGATCACGGTCGCTTTCAAGATCCTGTACCTTGAAGAAATGCCAGAGGTAAAGAATCATGGTGCCGATCGTTGCGCCGATATTGATAGACGCAAAGGACGTGAAGGCAAGCTGAAGGATGCCGGAAATGATGAGCACGCCGAAAACAGCTGCCAGGCAGTACCTGTCTTCCTTGATGATACGGTCACGGCGCTGATGGATTTTGAAAAGGCAGTGCCCGTAAATGATGGCAAGGATACCATAGAAACAGAGGAATCCAGGGCCTCTCAGGTAGTTATTGTGCACGTCGTAGAAATAGAAGAACCCCGTGAACTGCGTCACGCCAAGGAGCACAAGGCCGATGACTGCCAGAATTTCATTGAAATAGAGCCAGGCGGCGGAACGGACTCTGAGACGGGCATGGAGATAGTACGTGAATTCCACAGCAAAAACAAGCATCAGGACATAGACAGCAATATTGGCCGACTGCGAAATCCAGATGCCAAGCTCCGATTCATCCCCGCGGTAAAGGCAGGAGAGGCTGTCGCATGAAATCGTCAGCACATTCGTCAGGAGCAGAAGCCAGAGACGTTTCCCCGGCTTGTCATGTTCAGGGATCCTATGCGTCGTCAGGAGAGCGATGATGAGGGAAATGATGCATCCCCAGAATTCCAGGCTGACCTGCAGTATGGTAGGAATAGATATATTGATAGACATATGAGATCCTTCTTGCAGTAAAGAATCCGAAGAACCCGTAGACCTGCGGATGCCGGCTCGTTCTTCGTATATGTATCTACCCTAATTTTATCATGATTCATTATAAGTGTAAAATTATTTTAATAACTCTTTTATATTTAATTTATATTTTACAAAAGGTAAAAATGGATGAAAAAGCAGCGGAGGGGCGATAAAAGGGGAAAATGAAAAGTATCGCAAAATGAAGGAAAATGGTGGATTTCAGGAGAATTTCGCAAAAACAGGAAATTTGATTTTCAGAAGCTTTTGGACCATTCGAAGGGAAAACTGCGCAGGAAGGGGCCAGTGAAAATATAGATGCGGGGTATATACTAAAACTGCTATTTGTCCTGTAACAGACTGGAGGAAAAGGAAGGGGAGCAAGAGTCAGAAAGCGGAAAGTGCAGGATTTCAAAAAGAGTACCATTGTCTCAGCGACCATAGAGGCGATATAATATAGAAAAGGTTCAAAGGCTGTTGTATAAAACGGAGGCGGTAATGATGGAGTCCCTGACGAAACTCAATTGTCCCTGTTTAAGGGAAAAAGCAGTGAAAGCAATGTACAAAGGCATGAATTTGATGACAATTCCCTTGTCACGCTGGGGACTGTCCCATGTGGAAATCCATGACGATGCTGACATCCTGGATATCGGATGCGGCGGAGGCAGGAACATCCAGCGCCTTCTCCGCGCAGCACCGAAAGGCCATGTGACAGGCATCGACCCGTCCGAGACAGCGGTATCCCTGTCCTTTGCACTGAACCGCGAAGCCATTGCGGACGGACGCTGTGACGTCTATGAAGGAACGGCGGACATTCTCCCTTTCGGAGACAACCGCTTCGATCTTGTCATGGCATCAGAAACGATGTACTTCTGGAAGAATCCGGATGAATGCGTCAGGGAAATTCTCCGCGTACTGAAGCCGGGCGGCATTTTCCTTGCCGTCAATTCCAAAGGCGGCACCTGCCCCCTCGATGACATCTACGAGAAGATCATCCCGGGCATGAAGATTTTCCATCAGGAAGAACTCGAAGAACTTTTCCTGAATGCAGGTTTCCGCGACCTGGATACCGATTACAAACTGGGAGCCCTCGCTCTTACGGCTGTGAAGCCGATGACCAAGCTTGACGCCGTCAGGAAGAGACTCCTCCTCAAGGAACCGGCATCCTACGGAAAGATTGCCATCATGGCAGGCATCCTTGCGCTGATCGGTGTCGCTATCGCTGCGGGGTCCAAGAAGAAAGAATAAAAGAAAAAGTCATATAAGAGAGCTTATGGACGAGACTGTTCCAAGGCTCTCTTTTTTTTGCCCTGAATCATCGTTTATACGTAATATACTGCATAATGTGCATATGGAGGTTTTAGGAATTTACAAAATATGTATGCAACTTTATTCGATAAATACGACTTATTTCCAAAATATATGCAGAAAATTCCAAAAAAGTTGAAAAAAATACAGTTTTGCCTATTGCGTAATTATACATTGCGTTGTATAATTATTTCATCTTCAGAAAAGCCCCCGTGAAGGGCTTGAGAAATTGTCTATTACTTATTTGGAAAGGCGGTCATCATTATGACAGATATCAATGGCGTTAAAAAAGTAGTTCTTGCTTATTCCGGTGGACTGGATACATCCGTTATCATTCCGTGGCTGAAAGAAAATTATGGCTGCGAAGTTATTGCCTGCACCGTAAACCTCGGGCAGCCGGAAGACTTCGATGCCATTCATGAAAAAGCACTGAAATCCGGTGCATCCGCTGCTGAAACCCTCGACGTAAGAAAAGAATTCATCGAAGAATACGCTTACAACGTACTGAAAGCTGACGGCATCTATGAAGGCAAGTACCTCCTGGGCACCTCCTTCGCTCGTCCGCTCATCGGCAAATGCCTCGTCGACATGGCCAAGAAGTACGGCGCTGACGCTATCTGCCACGGCGCTACCGGCAAGGGCAATGACCAGGTCCGTTTCGAACTGACCATCAAAGCACTCGCTCCGCATATGAAAATCATCGCTCCATGGAGAATCTGGGACATGAAATCCAGAGAAGATGAAATGAAGTACGCTGAAGAACATGGCGTGCCGATCGACAAGTACGATGAAAAGCAGTCCGACGAAGAAAAGGCTGCCCAGAAATATCCGTACTCCATGGACTGGAACATGTGGCACCTGTCCCATGAAGGCGACGACCTGGAAAATCCGGCAAACGCTCCTCACAAGGATATGTACCTCGTCACCTGCGATCCGGAAGACGCTCCTGACAAGCCGGAATTCGTTTCCATCGACTTCGAAGCAGGCGTACCGGTTGCTGTCAATGGCAAGAAGATGGACGGCGTTGAACTCGTCAACACACTGAATGCTATCGGTGCCAAGAACGGCGTAGGCATCAACGACCTCGTTGAAAACAGACTCGTAGGCATGAAATCCCGTGGCGTTTATGAAAACCCATGCGGCTCCATCCTCTTCTACGCACACACCGAACTCGAAAGACTCTGCCTTGACCGCGCTACCTTCCACTTCAAGGAAGTCGCAGCTGTCAAATACAGCGAACTCGTATACGACGGCATGTGGTTTGCACCGCTCCGTGAAGCACTGCAGGCATTTGCCGACAAGACCTCTGAAACTGTCACCGGTACTGTCAAACTCCGTCTCTACAAAGGCAACATCATGAGCGCAGGCGCAACAAGCCCGTACTCCCTCTACAACGAAGAATTCGTAACCTTTGGTGAAGACGACGTTTACAACCAGGCTGATGCAGAAGGCTTCATCAACCTCTTCGGACTTCCGCTCACCATCAGAGCCCTGATGAAGGAGAAGAATGAAAAATGAGTGAAATGATGTGGG is a genomic window of Veillonellaceae bacterium containing:
- a CDS encoding YggS family pyridoxal phosphate-dependent enzyme, whose translation is MSEIEERLAQVRARIAEAERRSPYGQEVTLVAVTKFHPLEDMEEAIRLGVTQVGENRVQEMEEKRRSLSAPVVWNLQGHLQKNKVKKAVACADLIQSCDSEEILKEIDKKAESAGKVQDVLLEFNISGEESKYGFSPEEFKNAVEAAKACTHVRVKGLMCMAPNEEPEKTRPVFREGRRLWTEMKKEFPEGQITILSMGMTNDFEIAIEEGATMVRIGTAIFGARQYH
- a CDS encoding cell division protein SepF yields the protein MSLLDKFKGNFVDNDDDEELDEEEGMEEEGMPASPVNPSAPVPPRSQAVRSSVGRAGVPVRQTSKPYTMVVVSPKEYADAEKIADHLKAMRPVVMNIEKTDDDEAERIVDFVQGVMYALDGRLDRISDKIYLCAPSNVSVSQDSLTPQPEPQAAPEAPQWNQGAQAPHI
- a CDS encoding cell division protein SepF, coding for MAGLFSSLKNLADGFFMEEEDTDDLPELERDKPVPAGALPVRSIRPLEIVTMVPGEYRDAGRAADALAKGLVVVVLLGDNVDSDTAKRFVDFLAGAVYLTHGDIELLNDNVLIITPDTVRVERDTFIPVSDIPMWKGPQG
- the proC gene encoding pyrroline-5-carboxylate reductase, which codes for MKKVIIIGCGAMGGEILSGCLAHDIWKKEEVIVREHSEEASAAKAKQYGTGICHDLKEAETADLVLIAVKPNIVPSVLEELRPHHPKKVISIAAAVALETLEKGLPDAEIVRVMPNTPASVGEGMTAIAPGRKASDELVKTTEEIFTALGKAAVVTERQLDELGALSGAGPGYAFVIIDALADAGVLVGLPRKLAIEAAAQTLYGAAKMVLETGKHPAELRDQVTSPGGTTIAGIYAMEKRGIRAALIDGVKACLDRSDEMSGK
- a CDS encoding YlmH/Sll1252 family protein, giving the protein MKDREKILRYFTATGEEAKDMAIRLLDLADAVDRGRPFAVGPFMSPFAAQVGQTIAAHAGTITAKSFGGYHEAERIKVAFVDGGYEGPVDFGIKLLSVKWDGRYRLIGHRDVLGSLMGLGIDRAVLGDILMQENGCQILCDADMAQWIIDNFHKVAMVTVTVEEVPMEELHPPEKTAKEVRATVASLRLDAVGAAGFGLSRTKMVQLVDDQRTEVNWQLAKSASQAVKPGDVISVRGRGRIEIKEITGKSRKGRIGVLIERYR
- a CDS encoding DivIVA domain-containing protein, translating into MITPMDIHNKTFSKQIRGYSSEEVNSFLEELAGDYERIYREHREMEEEMDAIKTKLRNYEKMEETMSSTLVMAQQTAENVKRNANKEAELSIREAQNEARKIVSDAEAARRKMNADLLKTEGDMNLYIEKLLSNFKSALSLIESAKAAQAPQPIQTAPKTQEAPAAPAAPEEAPAEDIPVQTEETAEAPAEEAPAAEAASESEEAPSEDTAEAALADEVKADVETDEAAEETEETAETAEAEPFAEAEEEAAADTEEEKEEEKGANVFDVAAETVKKEEKKD
- the speE gene encoding polyamine aminopropyltransferase, with the protein product MEEKQYVTEWANENLGLTLKITKMLHEEQTPYQKIQIADTLEYGRLLILDGVFQTSVKDEWTYHEMISHVPLMLHPNPERVLIIGGGDGGVAREVCRHDCVKQVDLCDIDGRVIELSKEYFPTIASALLDPPEKLHVHVGDGIAFAKSVKDFYDVIIIDCSDPIGPGEGLFTREFYKSAHEALREDGLIVQQTESPIVQQKTVHDVYKAMGDVFPIVRMYYSHVPIYPACMHSFMLASKVHDPLRTGVRRPVPQPMKYYNRTIQKSCFVLPNFIKELLYKGNLSF
- a CDS encoding diguanylate cyclase, with the protein product MKQLQKHLIIILVMGIMLAAALIGGISTFTFREISSNDNRAIMKSIQQTDMEELNDTLRVTAQTVNALTASYADIVPDDLSLLKDPAFLSAYEDKTENLGYHLLSENFKIASLYYRLSPELTDNPQAGYNVARSADGISVLKLTPVNLHKFEEDDMNHVGWYYVPVSRKEPTWLPPYYNTMMGGQCISYVRPIYKGDTLIGIVGADIDFDEFCKRINNMTAYESGFAVLFGPRGDLLFDGNRSVHIPQETIEKIMDPTRDSLSTSYMDHQNRVFVESSQIKNGMRLAILVPEAELNYKQDVMTYTIFLLTAAISAILILTMTSILRRIFKMSHTDTLTGAGNSSSYIERITEIGDKINEGTAIFSVMVFDVNNLKHVNDTQGHAAGDYLIRNGYQLLTEEFPRSEIYRIGGDEFVIIMENKLSDLCGEMIRGFRQRMRDHSESYRELPGQVVLAAGMASYVPGTDNSYMDVFQRADEEMYKNKSEFYDHHPEMERRGISPEETRWH
- a CDS encoding class I SAM-dependent methyltransferase, with amino-acid sequence MNLMTIPLSRWGLSHVEIHDDADILDIGCGGGRNIQRLLRAAPKGHVTGIDPSETAVSLSFALNREAIADGRCDVYEGTADILPFGDNRFDLVMASETMYFWKNPDECVREILRVLKPGGIFLAVNSKGGTCPLDDIYEKIIPGMKIFHQEELEELFLNAGFRDLDTDYKLGALALTAVKPMTKLDAVRKRLLLKEPASYGKIAIMAGILALIGVAIAAGSKKKE
- a CDS encoding argininosuccinate synthase, whose protein sequence is MTDINGVKKVVLAYSGGLDTSVIIPWLKENYGCEVIACTVNLGQPEDFDAIHEKALKSGASAAETLDVRKEFIEEYAYNVLKADGIYEGKYLLGTSFARPLIGKCLVDMAKKYGADAICHGATGKGNDQVRFELTIKALAPHMKIIAPWRIWDMKSREDEMKYAEEHGVPIDKYDEKQSDEEKAAQKYPYSMDWNMWHLSHEGDDLENPANAPHKDMYLVTCDPEDAPDKPEFVSIDFEAGVPVAVNGKKMDGVELVNTLNAIGAKNGVGINDLVENRLVGMKSRGVYENPCGSILFYAHTELERLCLDRATFHFKEVAAVKYSELVYDGMWFAPLREALQAFADKTSETVTGTVKLRLYKGNIMSAGATSPYSLYNEEFVTFGEDDVYNQADAEGFINLFGLPLTIRALMKEKNEK